The following is a genomic window from Mya arenaria isolate MELC-2E11 chromosome 4, ASM2691426v1.
ATGTTTTTTGATAATAGAagggttttaaaaaaataaatacaaaaaaaaatattttgtcaattttaaggTATACATTTGTACTAGTAATAAAGTTACATTGCAAGTGAAAAAAGTACAAGtgcatttcaaaatatacaaatagcTTGAGCGATAACATTGagaatttcatttatgttttccaGTAAATTAGAATggaatgtgtatttgtttacagGTATCAGTGTAGCTGACAGAAATGGGAGCCTGGAGACGAATGAGTCGAGTTCCCCGGAGACCAATGATGCTGACCATCCTCCAAGAAAGTCCCCGTCACAAATGGCAGCCTTTGACTTCAATGACTTTTACAACAGTCTTAGCATTCCAGGCCTTGCAAATAAGGTGAGTTTATGttcttaaaatttatgttcCTAGAAATGTACTGGAATTTTAATAACTTCATCTTTTGAATATTGATAGAATGTAGATTATGCAGTGTGATATACGTCAGTAGTTCCTTTCTAAGATTGTGATTTAACCCTAGTGTTCGCCAATCTGTCAGGTACCAGAGGAGATCCCTGAGAAGGCAGACATGGGGTTCGGAGGAAGCCGCTTCTCTCACATGTTTCGGGGCAGTGGGAACGAGCATCAGTCTCGCAGTCGGGAGAACAGTCTACGCTCAACAGCCATTGATGAGGATGAGTTTGGCTATCTAAATGGTAAAATTACCTGAACTTTTCTACTGCTAGTTTGCCATTGTGCTAAACTGTTTCGATCGCTATAATCTGCTTCGTACTAGTAAGGGTAAAATATCCAATTTGAAATATGTTACAGTATCATTTAATTATGTCTGAGTATGTTTTCTGCTTCAGACCTGTTGAATGGTTCCCGAAGCCCTGTGATTCCCTCTCCCCTATCCCCCTCGGCCAACTCCATGTTTGACCGGCACAGTTTTCTTTCACCCTTTGCCTCCAGTGATAAACAACACCAGATCGAGTTTGGTTCAGTCACACAGAAGTTTAGTCCCCCTAACAATAATGCCTTGGTCACTGCTTTAATCAACAATGCAACTGCTATGGAAAGGAATAGGTCTAGTCGTAAGTTGTCAGATATATGcataacattaataaaagaaGTTCTTTTCTTGCtatttttataccccccaaaacaaagtttggggggggtatactggaatcgggttgtccgtctgtctgtctgtccgtctgtccgtccgttttttttttgtccgggattcatctttgtcgttattgaacaaatctttttcaaactttcaaatattaatgaccatgatgtaaacctgtgcctccgtggatttggtcagagtcgcatgatcctgagtggagttgtggccccttaatgagttaaattgggcaaaattagctttgtccaggattcttctttgaagctattgagcaaatctttttcaaactttcaaatattaatggccatgatgtaaacctttgcctccatgaatttggtgggagtcacatgatcctgagtggagttgtggccccttaatgagttaaattgggtaaaattagttttgttcgtcctactccttcgtcatttttgaatgaatctttttcaaacttttagccatggtgagaacatttgcccctgtgattgtggttggaatcacatgatcatgtctccaattatggcccctgaataagttaaaataggcaaaaattatacagctttgtcaagcctaatccttggtcattttttatgcccccttttgaaaaaagtggggtatattgttttgcacatgtcggtcggtcggtcggtcggtcggtcggtctgtctgtcggtcggtcggaataccaaatggtttccgatcaataacttgagaacgctttgaccgagggacctcatacttggtatgtgtattggtcatcaccagcagatgaaccctattgattttgaggtcagtgggtcaaaggtcaaggtcagtgtgacctttacatgaaaaacggtttccgatcaataacttgagaacgctttgacccaggaacctcatacttggtaggtgtattggtcatgaccagcagatgaaccctattgattttgaggtcagtgggtcaaaggtcaaggtcagtgtgaccttaacatgaaaaacggtttccgatcaataacttgagaacgctttgacccagggacctcatactaggtaggcttattggtcatgaccagcagatgaaccctattgattttgaggtcagtgggtcaaaggtcaaggtcagtgtgactgtaagctgaaaaaaggttttctgattgtccatattttttttactgactTGGCATTTTAGAACGAAactaaaaaatgaacaatttcagACTGAAATACTATTGTAGCCAAAAGTGAAATTGTAAAAgcacatttttatgccccccttcgaagaagagggtatattgctttgcacaggcatgtcggtatgtcggtagaccaaagcttgtccgagtgataactcaacaattcctagacgtatggtcatcaatcttcacatgaaggttgggcgtgaccagtagatgacccctattgattttgggggtcatcgggtcaaaggtcaaggtcacagtgacctttaatggtaaaataatttaaagcttgtccgagtgataactcaacaatgcctgcaaccatggccctcaaacttgacatggaggttgggcctgaccagtagatgacccctattgtttttgggggtcatcaggccacaggtcaaggtcacagtgaccttgaatggtaaaaggttgtccgagtgataacgtgacaatgcctgcacccatggccctcggtccatgcatatttcattcaattgtccatataatcctgacaacatggcgctcagggggggcataatgtttgacaaacatctcttgttctcattttttctataaatctttttcaaactttcagatgtcaatgaccatgatatgaactgttgaatatgtgatttggtgcacctgtattaatcagaatgtttgcatggccttaaaaagacctttaattgattttgtccttaaaaagaccatcaaaagtcctgaagttaggtgcatacaggccttaaatttgtaacaatattcgctttggtggcctactcctttgtcatttttcaatatatttttctcaaactttcagctatccatgaccatgatgtgaacctttgtatatgtgattttgtgcacctgtattatttccttggtactcatgtgtgggggggaggtggtgggggtgggtaaacagaaattgggttggcagactgtcaaattcacccgtccaccttcattttggaatatcctgtcaggagtcatgacccctttatggtgaaaatgagagagtgggggtgggtaaacagaaattgggttggcagactgtcaaattcacccgtccaccttcattttggaatatcctgtcaggagtcatgacccctttatggtgaaaatgagagaaacaggtttgttatctcccctgaggtgggtgggagtggggtaatattcgctttggtggcctactcctttgtcatttttcatcatgacccctttatggtgaaaatgagagaaacaggtttgttatctcccctgaggtgggtgggagtggggtaatattcgctttggtggcctactcctttgtcatttttcaatatatttttctcaaactttcagatatccatgaccattatgtgaacctttgtatatgtgattttttacacctgtattatttccttggtactcatgtgtggggggtgggggtgggtaaacagaaattgggttggcagactgccaaattcacccgtccaccttcattttggaatatcctgCCAGGTgtcatgacccctttatggtgaaaatgagagaaacaacAAACTTTCAGATATCCATGGATATCCATGACCAttatgtgaacctttgtatatgtgatttttcacacctgtattatttccttggtactcatgtgtggaggggtgggggtgggtaaacagaaattgggttggcagactgccaaattcacccgtccaccttcattttggaatatcctgCCAGCAGTGCCATGGCAGTCCCTGATTCAGTAATAGgtattctaaataaactaaataaatgtattgccttgtgctttctaatgataccataactaaggccagggcaaacaacctagacagggaagggttggggggtattcgttagcctttggcttacagttctagttatctctgaaataattttgaagaacTTGATACCGATTAATAATATTCTTCTGTACATTTTTCAGCATCTGGTATGAAAAATTCCCCAATTGACTCTGAGGCCAAGCTGAAGGCCTTGTTATTTGGTCGCATCGACTCCAACTCCAGTAGTGGCAACACCACGCCCGGCTTTAACTCCCCTCTTAGTAAGGCATAGGATTTTAGAGATATTGCTAGTATATTAAAATCTGATGAGTAAAAAAGTCACTAACTTCATCTTGAATACTGTGCTTCATCAAGctcatttatatacaaaaagatCATCATTCTCATATTTAGCATAAGTCCTTTCCAATATGCATGAAAGACAATTGGGATAAAAGTgtgtctttataacaaatagCCTATCATAGATTAGACCAATCATAACTAAAGCATGAAAAAAAAGGGGATTTTTTTTGTTGCCTGGATTGGTATGCCTTAGTGCATCTTGACACTTTAAAATCTGGAATATGTTGTTCAACAGGTGTTCCAGGGAAGGTGAAAACAGTTGCAGAGCTGGAGGGAGAGTTACAGAGGTCCAGGGAGGCTGCGGACCATAGGAGCGCACAGAGGCCTTCTCCACATGCACCACACGGAAGGGTCTCACCACAGGTATACTTATTCCTGttacaattattaataaatcTACAGAAACATTTAGCTATAAAAGTTGACTATCCGCTGAATTATCTTATGATGTTGATGTTGGTCATTGCTTTTGCTTTAATTATTCTTTATCTTATGTAGATATTAGTGTTGAAAAGTTGTAACTGATAACATCATCTATCAACGTCTTGTTTTATATGCCTTTGTGAATTAGGAGTTTTTGTTATATCTGTCATTATGCATATAAACATGCAATTGTGTGTAAGCAGGGTGATGGGAGTGACCTGACAGCCTTCAATAAGCTGATTAGCCTGATGCAGGCTGGTGAGGCTAGGCCCATCGAGTCTCCCAACACAGAAATGACCAGGTTCAACACGGAAATGACCAAATTCAACAAGCTCATTTCCCTCATGCAAGCTGGCCATGTAAAACGTGCGGAGTCTCCAAAGATGACAGTAAGTAGCAGAAATATACGTGACTCTTGGTCATATTTCTTAAGCACCTGAAGAACTATCACTACTTTAAGATGGATCTAGGCCTGTAGTTGTATGGAATATTACACCTGCatttatttgattcaataaAGGGTTATATTCGTAAGTGATGCATTAATCTCAACTTTCCGTCCAGCAGATGAAGGGAGAGGTTCGGGGAGGTTCCCCAGTTACAAACATTCCCAGTGCCCTCCAGCAGGGTGGCATGACTCTCCATGGTGGACCCCACCCTGGCATGCAGACCCATCCCACCCCCCAGCAGGGCCAACAACCCATACATGGGCGCATGATCAACAAGGCTGATCCAACCATGAACATGCAAGCCCATCTACAGGTACTTTGAATAATAAAGCATTTGATACATTTATCAGGCAAATCAGATTTCTCTGTTGAATATTATTGTGTAcatttatagtttatacatgtgtttgttatAAAGAACTACTTTTTGAAGGTTTGATTGTTAATGAGATTTATATGTaatgttctaaaataaatgttcggTATTGTAATTTATGTGCGCATGTTTTTGCGAAAGGAAAATTATTGAACTTCTCAAAACAAAGAATATCCCTGTATATACAGCGTGGCAATATGGATGAGGTGCAGTTTGAAATGATGGATGGTTTCCATGGTAACATGATGCCTCCTAATGCGAACAATATGAATGATGCAGCAGCAGCACAGAAACAATTCTTTGATGTAAGACAAATATTTGTTCACCTTAATGTTTTTAAGCAAATGGCTGGTTATCATTCAATTAGGTGTTTTAAAAACTGGTTAATTCTTTGATTTGGTttccaaaaatgtttattgattggtcaatatttatccagtattttaattttaacaaatcaaaTGATTGAAACAAGTTTAAAGATAATTTGTAGATGTAATATtaacaagttttatacaatgtgTGGCAGtatgatttgtatttaaataacgACACATGGTAACAGTCCAATCTTTATAGTATAGACAAGAaaacttgaacaaacattttaacaaaagcaAGTAGGTCGGCGGTCACAAAATGACAACTGCTTAACTCTTACCAGAAGAACTGAATGTTGGAATGAATAGAGAATTGAGTTTACTCTttacaacaaatgaaaaaattATTGAACCAAAGTTTGAAACATTCGCTGTTTTTCAAAGTAGAATTTTAGGGATTTAATTTTTTCAAGATGTAGAATACAAAACACATCTTCATTATTGCCATTGAACTATTGTTTTTAAGGCTATACAGCGTAACAAGGAGGAGCAGCTCCAGAAGCGCCAGGCGGCAATCCATAACATGCGTTTCCAACACCAGATCACACCCGGCCACCAACACCAGATGAACCCTGGCCAGCCCAACAACCACCTtgctcaacaacaacaacaacaggtaaGACAGGCTCTGGTGCATATAGGctgcttatacatgtattactaatatatattaatagtacttatattataatattgcaaaaaaaatgtaatcatatttcatcatggaaatataaatattgtggCTTTATGTTAACAATGTAACATTGTTTGCTTGCTCTGTTAAAGAGACCGCCCTTATATTTTCTGTGCTTGATTCTTTCTCCCCACAGGCTGGCAGCCAGGAGAGGCGGAGCTCCACTGGTGACCCAATCATGAACTTCCTCAAGGCCAACCCCACAATCATTACAAAGCCTGCCTCCCCCACTCCCCCACCCCAGCAGCAGCAACCTGCAGGGGTCTCCCTGGTGAATCTGGTACCCCAGATCCAGCCCTCGCCCCGGGGCCCTAGCCCCTCCCCCTCACAGATCCAGTCCGCTCTGCTTCAGAGGCAAGCCCCTGGCACTCCCAGAGTACCTTCACCCATCAGTGAGTACATTGCCCCTATACATGGCTAGTATCATAACTTATCCTACCTTGCATTTATGAAACTACCAATGATTATGATTATTCCTGAGGTGTAAAACTGTAAGGGTATAAAAACATGCCTGCTTTTGCAACTTCATTATCCTGCCTTGTATTTATGAAACTGCCGATGTTTATAATTCTTTGTTGTGATGAATATTTggtaaataaattaagaatttagtGGGAATGTTATAGCAAAAGCATAAAcccttaaaattattaaatgatagtAAATATCACCGTTTAACTTATGATTACTATATTAAACAATGCAAACAACACAACCATACTGTTTCAGTGTTCAGCCAGCAGCCTCCGACGCACCTGAGTGCTCCATCACCCATTCACCCAGTACAGGGGGGATCACAATCCCCTGTTGGACCTGCAAGCAGCTCCACGGTAAGTCAACTCAGCATatcatgtgtatttgttttctctGTAGATGTATGTGTTTCTCTTTTGTAACAAATAATACTGTTCTCTAAATTACATAGCGAAACATGGTTGTTGATCAGTTAAACATATCATGTTtatgatattaattttgtattaaagaCAAGGTTATGGTGTTCTACCCAAACTGCATCGAGCAGTGACTTATAAGTAAAAGCAGGTCCCTAAAAAGTCTAAAGTCACTGCGTCATTTTGTTATTCACATTTGTTATAAGCCACCCATGTAAGTGGTGCACCCAAATATCTAAGACTTAAGTTTCTGTGCGGTCTGAAAGTTAAATAGCAGTGATTATGTCACATGATATGAATTAACTTGCACTTGATCAACTTTATGCATGTGGGCAGAGTTTCAACACTTCTTCTATTTAATCTTTCAAAGCCTAGAAAATGGTAAATCAAACTGCagacagtgatataagattgttttGTCTTGAGTTACATGTAACTGATGACACAGGTCTTTCTGTTACCCATAAAAATGGGACTTCATTACATGCATTGCAGGGTGTTggtatatataatacaatagcATCTGACTACTTAATTGGTTTTCAAtagaaaatgttcatgttttaatgttgCAGCAGAACACGATCCGGCCACCGTTAGTGCCACGCCAGCCAAGCCCCCAGGAGCTGATTGTCCACACCCAGGCCATACTGCAGAACGCCCTCATTAAGAAACAACTCGAGGACCAGAAAGAAAGATTCTACAAGAAACAACAGGAGAGGTATATAACACAGGCTTGCTTCACACCATAATTATGCTCCACTTTCTATATCTAGCCAGATCTgctataaaatatacatgtataatacagTATGAATGTGTGTGTACTTTTGTGAGCCTTTATCTAAGTCAAAATTCAAAGAACAACATCACAACACTTTAGCTTCCTGGGTATGTTTTCTgaataattgaagaaaaaaaagaagagttTATGGACATACACATTGGAAGACTACTTTtcataacatgtttatatttacacctcattTTTCATTCCTTAAAGAAATTGatgtaaggttttcttaaatgaattagtatttttttacaattctggAAAGatataatgaactattggtacAAATATAAGAAACGCATCGCGTGATCATACTCCATGtgtactttaaccagcccaactgcattCATATCTGATAATGACATTGATCACACAATTCATCCATTGAATAAATCATTATAGTACATATAGTAACACtggttttacattttaaacaagtttatgcCTCTTCAGGGTGATTCAGGGTGATGTCAGTGTTGCACTGGTTTTTCATAAACGTGTTTATGCCTCTTCACAGTGAAGTCAAATAGCTACACCGGTTTTACTTTAACATGTTTATGCCTCTTCAGAGTGAAGTCTCCGAACCCAGGGAATGTTGCTGGTATTCCAATGAGTGTCCTCTCCATGGCAACGCCCACCGCTGCCATCCCACCAGCCGCCAGCACTTCCACACCTACAAAGGTACACAACTCATATTGGACCTGCATTCATTTAAAGAAGTGTTACTTAGTGTTTATGTGGTCAGTATTATTGAGTGTTAACTTAGCAAGCATATGGGAgaatttcatcaatatttagGTGGAAATGATGATTGTCTGTATATAAAAGTCAATAGgtgaaatatcaagttatgAGTTGTTGGTTTTTGCCAAGGTTCGAAGAACTCACTTTCTGAAAACATGACTGTCGGGAGTatttgtgaaaaagaaatacattctAACTATGTTTTGTGACACCTACACACCACTTCATTCATATCCAGACGTCAAAACTAGACAACTCTTCcgttatatatttgtttttaagatttttatgttttgtctagGCTCCAGTCAATGTGGCCTTTACCCCAACATCCGTGATTAGGAAAATGCATTCAGAAAAAGCAGAGGAAAAAGAAAAACTACGCAGAGATAGTGTTGATGTTGAAAACAGTGGTAAGTGAATGATGAAGTCATTAACTGAATTCTGAACTTACAAAGagtactttttttaacatttttatggaaaatatagttgaaaatgttatttgttttgtcagtTGTATGGAGTTAATTTACATTCaccaaatcttttttatatagaaaaaaactgATATTCATTTGGCCTAAACTGCTTGGCATTACGATGTTACGGTTAACTTTATGCACTTTGATTGGACAAGTGCAATGCAATTCTATCAATGGTAAATGGCTTTGCAATTATCCCCCAAGACATTTTCACAGATGCTTAATGTTGACTTGCCTCCTTAATTATGTCTCCCTTCAGAAA
Proteins encoded in this region:
- the LOC128230525 gene encoding eukaryotic translation initiation factor 4E transporter-like isoform X7, whose translation is MDRESDRGSSEAGSGRATPRSLDQENLRSDTPGTMPTYIYSMDELYDLRSSPISNTVPDCLEKDFIVDGVWDPEKWHRSFGGGGNTSSRGGSRGPSPLAIGETRERKDMFRKNSGSERSLDPKERLKEEKDAIVLSPQRRSFGTGCHVSQQPLLQRAISNIEVERDRRERRIGSGRIQIDRDRPRERSDSDYRAERNERHHDKETREYREKDTRDFRDKDTRDFRDKDPRDFRDLRDFRDKDPRDFRSSRDIERDRDFRNPRYDRDDRNRRYDRERLFATRDQDDRTHRDRDFRDHGGSRYNRHHRHEEEPEWFSSGPISKTDTIELHGFERERRDSDRVDDSSGQGSRKKRREERRKEEVADERVGSDTEEHHEGISVADRNGSLETNESSSPETNDADHPPRKSPSQMAAFDFNDFYNSLSIPGLANKVPEEIPEKADMGFGGSRFSHMFRGSGNEHQSRSRENSLRSTAIDEDEFGYLNDLLNGSRSPVIPSPLSPSANSMFDRHSFLSPFASSDKQHQIEFGSVTQKFSPPNNNALVTALINNATAMERNRSSPSGMKNSPIDSEAKLKALLFGRIDSNSSSGNTTPGFNSPLSVPGKVKTVAELEGELQRSREAADHRSAQRPSPHAPHGRVSPQQGDGSDLTAFNKLISLMQAGEARPIESPNTEMTRFNTEMTKFNKLISLMQAGHVKRAESPKMTQMKGEVRGGSPVTNIPSALQQGGMTLHGGPHPGMQTHPTPQQGQQPIHGRMINKADPTMNMQAHLQRGNMDEVQFEMMDGFHGNMMPPNANNMNDAAAAQKQFFDAIQRNKEEQLQKRQAAIHNMRFQHQITPGHQHQMNPGQPNNHLAQQQQQQAGSQERRSSTGDPIMNFLKANPTIITKPASPTPPPQQQQPAGVSLVNLVPQIQPSPRGPSPSPSQIQSALLQRQAPGTPRVPSPIMFSQQPPTHLSAPSPIHPVQGGSQSPVGPASSSTQNTIRPPLVPRQPSPQELIVHTQAILQNALIKKQLEDQKERFYKKQQERVKSPNPGNVAGIPMSVLSMATPTAAIPPAASTSTPTKAPVNVAFTPTSVIRKMHSEKAEEKEKLRRDSVDVENSELREDQIDAVKTQQLRALLGQQSPGIVSAGMAVVTSALSAMGRPIVKGTLTLSGTPATTAPILQTANSQRHQVGTSPPDMAKLLQRQQISTSPYIVPRPTNPSPAAYGMPVPGGRLPMQTSAMLGQGQLGNTGSSPILVQQMMQGAHPRGVGQFQQRMLDPRALRGQMPQGMIPSPYPGHGFNPRTLTQQGLQHKNGPISPGQLPVSMGGKPDNLMKWFGSDVLKTSLTTMPPLPVQGQRVLTLDEIERL
- the LOC128230525 gene encoding eukaryotic translation initiation factor 4E transporter-like isoform X5, encoding MDRESDRGSSEAGSGRATPRSLDQENLRSDTPGTMPTYIYSMDELYDLRSSPISNTVPDCLEKDFIVDGVWDPEKWHRSFGGGGNTSSRGGSRGPSPLAIGETRERKDMFRKNSGSERSLDPKERLKEEKDAIVLSPQRRSFGTGCHVSQQPLLQRAISNIEVERDRRERRIGSGRIQIDRDRPRERSDSDYRAERNERHHDKETREYREKDTRDFRDKDTRDFRDKDPRDFRDLRDFRDKDPRDFRSSRDIERDRDFRNPRYDRDDRNRRYDRERLFATRDQDDRTHRDRDFRDHGGSRYNRHHRHEEEPEWFSSGPISKTDTIELHGFERERRDSDRVDDSSGQGSRKKRREERRKEEVADERVGSDTEEHHEGISVADRNGSLETNESSSPETNDADHPPRKSPSQMAAFDFNDFYNSLSIPGLANKVPEEIPEKADMGFGGSRFSHMFRGSGNEHQSRSRENSLRSTAIDEDEFGYLNDLLNGSRSPVIPSPLSPSANSMFDRHSFLSPFASSDKQHQIEFGSVTQKFSPPNNNALVTALINNATAMERNRSSPSGMKNSPIDSEAKLKALLFGRIDSNSSSGNTTPGFNSPLSVPGKVKTVAELEGELQRSREAADHRSAQRPSPHAPHGRVSPQQGDGSDLTAFNKLISLMQAGEARPIESPNTEMTRFNTEMTKFNKLISLMQAGHVKRAESPKMTQMKGEVRGGSPVTNIPSALQQGGMTLHGGPHPGMQTHPTPQQGQQPIHGRMINKADPTMNMQAHLQRGNMDEVQFEMMDGFHGNMMPPNANNMNDAAAAQKQFFDAIQRNKEEQLQKRQAAIHNMRFQHQITPGHQHQMNPGQPNNHLAQQQQQQAGSQERRSSTGDPIMNFLKANPTIITKPASPTPPPQQQQPAGVSLVNLVPQIQPSPRGPSPSPSQIQSALLQRQAPGTPRVPSPIMFSQQPPTHLSAPSPIHPVQGGSQSPVGPASSSTQNTIRPPLVPRQPSPQELIVHTQAILQNALIKKQLEDQKERFYKKQQERVKSPNPGNVAGIPMSVLSMATPTAAIPPAASTSTPTKAPVNVAFTPTSVIRKMHSEKAEEKEKLRRDSVDVENSELREDQVAEGRSTVDPAHSDQYPSCSMPSSLSAAPPTSIPPPSMIHAVPPPPLPNKIDAVKTQQLRALLGQQSPGIVSAGMAVVTSALSAMGRPIVKGTLTLSGTPATTAPILQTANSQRHQVGTSPPDMAKLLQRQQISTSPYIVPRPTNPSPAAYGMPVPGGRLPMQTSAMLGQGQLGNTGSSPILVQQMMQGAHPRGVGQFQQRMLDPRALRGQMPQGMIPSPYPGHGFNPRTLTQQGLQHKNGPISPGQLPVSMGGKPDNLMKWFGSDVLKTSLTTMPPLPVQGQRVLTLDEIERL